A DNA window from Sporosarcina sp. ANT_H38 contains the following coding sequences:
- a CDS encoding carbohydrate ABC transporter permease: MISVFYFYPMIQAFILSLQSGAGTNLSFVGLANYKRVFSDPTFIAAFKNTFIFLIVQVPIMILLGLFLSVLLNDPKLKFKSFFRIAIFLPCVTSLVAYSVIFKDLFAVDGIINKLLLNLSIVPEGINWLTDPLWAKVAIIIAITWRWTGYNMIFYLSGLQNIDHSIYEAARIDGASSFQQFFKITIPMLKPIILFTSITSTIGTLQIFDEVMNITKGGPGNSTTSISQYIYNLSFKYTPDFGYAATVSYFVVVIIVLFAALQFKLAGDKK; the protein is encoded by the coding sequence TCGGGGGCAGGCACAAATTTAAGCTTTGTAGGGTTAGCTAACTATAAACGCGTCTTTTCCGATCCTACATTTATTGCTGCTTTTAAAAACACTTTTATTTTTCTAATAGTGCAAGTTCCTATAATGATTCTATTAGGATTATTTTTATCTGTTCTCTTAAATGATCCAAAATTAAAATTTAAAAGTTTTTTCCGTATCGCAATATTTTTACCTTGCGTTACATCGCTTGTTGCATATTCTGTCATCTTTAAAGATTTATTTGCGGTAGATGGAATCATAAACAAACTATTACTTAATTTATCAATCGTACCAGAGGGAATTAATTGGTTGACGGATCCATTATGGGCAAAGGTCGCAATTATTATTGCGATTACATGGCGATGGACAGGCTATAATATGATTTTTTATTTATCTGGTCTACAAAATATTGATCATTCAATATATGAAGCAGCAAGAATTGATGGAGCTTCCTCGTTTCAACAGTTTTTCAAAATTACAATACCAATGTTGAAACCAATCATTTTATTTACATCAATTACATCAACAATAGGGACGTTACAGATATTTGATGAAGTAATGAACATTACGAAAGGTGGTCCAGGTAATTCGACCACATCAATATCTCAATATATTTATAATCTCTCCTTTAAGTATACACCAGACTTTGGCTATGCTGCGACGGTCTCTTACTTTGTGGTTGTGATTATCGTACTATTTGCCGCTCTACAGTTTAAGTTAGCAGGTGATAAAAAATGA
- a CDS encoding carbohydrate ABC transporter permease, whose amino-acid sequence MKNVKRIFTYLFLTCAAIISIFPFFWMIISATNKSVEVSKGRLFPGSHLLENFKNLIETVDIAQALTNSAIISVSTTVLSLIIASLAGYGFEVYRSKAKDIVFNILLISMMIPFAALMVPLYRMFGSLSQVAPFIGMDTLVSVMLPTITTAFLIFFFRQNTKMFSRELIEAGRIDGLSELGIFFRIYMPTMKTTYAAAAIITFMNSWNNYLWPLVVLQSPEKQTIPLLISNLGSSYAPDYGVIMLTIVIATLPTALIFFVMQKHFVAGMMGSVK is encoded by the coding sequence ATGAAGAATGTAAAAAGAATATTTACATATCTATTTTTAACATGTGCCGCGATTATTTCTATTTTCCCGTTTTTCTGGATGATTATCAGTGCGACAAATAAGTCGGTTGAGGTGTCAAAAGGTAGATTATTTCCTGGAAGCCACTTACTTGAAAACTTTAAAAACTTAATTGAAACGGTTGATATTGCTCAAGCATTAACAAATTCAGCAATCATCTCGGTGTCAACAACAGTCCTGTCATTGATAATAGCCTCATTAGCTGGTTATGGCTTTGAAGTATATCGCAGTAAGGCAAAGGACATTGTATTTAATATTTTATTAATATCAATGATGATTCCATTTGCTGCATTGATGGTTCCGTTATACCGGATGTTCGGTTCGCTATCACAAGTAGCGCCTTTCATAGGAATGGACACATTAGTATCTGTTATGTTGCCTACGATAACAACTGCATTTCTTATTTTCTTTTTCAGGCAAAATACTAAAATGTTCTCCAGGGAATTGATTGAAGCTGGCAGAATTGATGGTTTGAGTGAACTAGGTATATTCTTCCGTATATATATGCCAACAATGAAAACGACGTATGCTGCTGCTGCTATTATTACTTTTATGAATAGCTGGAATAATTACTTGTGGCCGCTAGTTGTTTTACAATCACCTGAGAAACAAACAATTCCATTACTTATATCTAACTTGGGTTCAAGTTATGCACCTGATTACGGTGTAATTATGTTAACAATTGTAATTG